One Tunturibacter gelidoferens genomic region harbors:
- the argJ gene encoding bifunctional glutamate N-acetyltransferase/amino-acid acetyltransferase ArgJ, whose translation MQSDEGVKSQGLPLGFVWGAVKAGIKASGNADVAIAVAAKGANGAAMFTKNQVVAAPVTVGRRHMASTGGRVGVVLVNAGNANCATGQPGVDACVQTCVAAAERFRCIFDEVFPSSTGIIGVPFPAEKVVAALPELERVMGATPEHADSFARAIMTTDTKMKVARASVDVDGVEVRIFGVAKGAGMIHPQLGTPVGPAHATMLVYLFTDIVAESEQLRGLLEPAVERSFNSISIDGDTSTNDTVLLLASGASGVKLDARTQEPFANALKLVCGSLAYQIVDDGEGVGHVVTLHITGARTEAEAKQIAKAIAHSPLCKTAWSSADPNWGRLLAAAGYSGVVFDPALVNITIGAQPVFELGVRSAAFQESAAHAEMQARDYTIMMDLGLGEAECRFLTCDLTEEYVRINADYST comes from the coding sequence ATGCAGAGTGACGAGGGCGTGAAGTCGCAGGGACTGCCGCTGGGGTTTGTGTGGGGTGCGGTGAAGGCCGGAATCAAGGCGAGTGGTAATGCAGATGTTGCGATTGCGGTCGCGGCCAAGGGTGCGAACGGCGCTGCGATGTTTACGAAGAACCAGGTGGTGGCGGCGCCGGTGACGGTGGGGCGGCGGCATATGGCTTCGACCGGCGGGCGTGTGGGCGTGGTGCTGGTGAATGCGGGAAATGCGAACTGCGCGACGGGGCAGCCTGGGGTCGACGCCTGCGTGCAGACGTGTGTGGCAGCGGCGGAGAGGTTTCGTTGCATCTTCGACGAGGTCTTCCCTTCTTCGACCGGGATTATCGGCGTGCCGTTTCCTGCAGAGAAGGTGGTAGCTGCGTTGCCTGAGCTGGAGAGGGTGATGGGTGCAACGCCGGAGCACGCGGACTCTTTTGCCCGGGCGATTATGACGACCGACACGAAGATGAAGGTGGCGCGGGCTTCGGTCGATGTCGATGGAGTTGAGGTGCGGATCTTCGGTGTGGCGAAGGGCGCGGGGATGATTCATCCTCAGCTGGGAACGCCGGTAGGGCCGGCGCATGCGACGATGCTGGTTTATCTGTTTACCGATATTGTTGCGGAGAGCGAACAGCTGCGCGGGTTACTGGAGCCGGCGGTGGAGCGGAGCTTCAATTCGATCTCGATTGATGGCGACACTTCGACCAACGATACGGTGCTGCTGCTGGCTAGCGGAGCGAGTGGCGTGAAGCTCGATGCGCGCACGCAGGAGCCGTTTGCCAACGCGCTGAAGCTGGTGTGCGGGTCGCTGGCGTACCAGATTGTGGATGATGGCGAAGGCGTGGGGCATGTGGTGACGCTGCATATAACCGGCGCGCGGACAGAGGCAGAGGCCAAGCAGATTGCAAAGGCGATTGCACACTCACCACTATGTAAGACGGCGTGGTCGAGTGCGGATCCGAACTGGGGGCGTCTGCTGGCGGCGGCGGGATACAGTGGCGTGGTGTTCGATCCAGCGCTGGTGAATATCACGATCGGGGCGCAGCCGGTGTTTGAACTTGGGGTGCGGTCGGCTGCTTTCCAGGAGAGCGCTGCGCACGCGGAGATGCAGGCTCGGGACTACACGATCATGATGGATCTGGGGTTGGGCGAGGCGGAGTGCCGGTTTCTGACTTGCGACCTGACGGAAGAATATGTGCGGATTAATGCGGATTATTCGACTTAG
- the aceE gene encoding pyruvate dehydrogenase (acetyl-transferring), homodimeric type produces the protein MTTKLEEAAKQDFTAEVSEWIEAFDDVVAADWEQGSELLEALRKRAHEAGVPTPSELTTPYRNTIPKHDELPYPGDRALERRVESLIRWNAMAMVHGQNKKDAGIGGHISTYSSLATLLEVGFNHFFHAKYSVGGQEQPGDFVYFQGHASPGVYARAYLEGRLDDERLKNFRHELRETPGLSSYPHPWLMPNFWNFPTVSMGIGPLNAIYQARFMRYLENRKLIEQTDRRVWAFVGDGETDEVDSLGAISVAAREKLDNLIFVVNCNLQRLDGPVRGNKRIIDELEGVFRGAGWNVIKVIWGSDWDALFERDHTGLLLRRMEECVDGEYQTFKAKGGAYLREHFFGKYPELLELVKDMSDEQLGLLHRGGHDRTKIYNAYKRAVEHKGGPTVILAKTVKGHGLGSAQSRNATHSEKKLADDGLAAFVKRFEIPIPEEAAKSGTPYRPAQDSPEIVYMQERRKELGGYLPTREVPKINFKAPGLEYFGEWTAGSNKRAVSTTMGFVSILRHLMKDPAIGKLIVPIVPDEGRTFGLESAIRQVGIYAPEGQKYSPHDADMLLYYREDKDGQILEEGITEAGSMASFTAAGTAYVNYKVPAIPFYMYYSMFGFQRIGDMVWAFADSRGKGFLMGGTAGRTTMLGEGLQHQDGHSIVLASTVPTCVTYDPAFVYELAVVIQDGIRRMYEKGEDCFYYITMYNEDYAMPAMPEGSAAGILRGIYKLKPAAGEATVQLFGSGPILNEVLRAQEILASKYNVHADVWSVTSYTELRRDALAVERWNRLHPAEKEKVPYVLQALGSSAGPIIATSDYMKSVPDLLSPWLPSRLVTLGTDGFGRSDNREHLRRHFEVSAEAIVGATLSKLARDGKFKPKAAQKALAELGLDVEAVDPARA, from the coding sequence ATGACAACGAAACTGGAAGAAGCCGCCAAGCAGGACTTTACCGCAGAGGTCTCCGAGTGGATTGAGGCGTTTGATGACGTCGTTGCCGCAGACTGGGAGCAGGGGTCGGAGTTGCTGGAGGCTCTGCGGAAGCGCGCGCATGAGGCCGGAGTGCCGACGCCGAGCGAGCTGACGACCCCCTATCGCAATACGATTCCAAAGCATGACGAGCTGCCATACCCGGGCGACAGAGCATTGGAGCGCCGAGTAGAGAGCCTGATTCGCTGGAACGCGATGGCGATGGTGCATGGTCAGAACAAAAAGGACGCCGGGATTGGTGGACATATCTCGACGTACTCGTCGCTAGCTACGTTGCTGGAGGTTGGGTTCAATCACTTCTTTCATGCGAAGTACTCCGTCGGTGGGCAGGAGCAGCCGGGAGACTTTGTTTACTTTCAGGGCCATGCTTCGCCGGGAGTGTATGCGCGGGCTTATCTTGAAGGGCGTTTGGATGACGAGAGGTTGAAGAACTTTAGGCATGAGCTGAGAGAGACGCCGGGGTTGAGCTCGTATCCGCACCCGTGGCTGATGCCGAACTTCTGGAACTTCCCTACGGTATCGATGGGGATCGGACCTTTGAATGCGATCTATCAGGCGCGGTTTATGCGGTATCTGGAGAACCGGAAGTTGATTGAGCAGACCGACCGCAGGGTGTGGGCGTTTGTGGGCGATGGCGAGACGGATGAGGTTGACAGCCTTGGTGCGATCTCGGTGGCCGCTCGCGAGAAGCTGGATAATTTGATCTTCGTCGTCAATTGCAATTTACAAAGGCTTGACGGCCCGGTGCGTGGGAACAAGCGGATCATCGATGAGTTGGAGGGCGTCTTCCGCGGAGCTGGGTGGAACGTCATCAAGGTGATCTGGGGTTCGGATTGGGATGCGTTGTTTGAGCGCGACCACACCGGATTGCTACTGCGGCGGATGGAAGAGTGCGTCGATGGCGAGTACCAGACCTTCAAGGCGAAGGGCGGGGCTTACCTGCGCGAGCACTTCTTCGGGAAGTATCCGGAGCTGCTTGAGTTGGTGAAGGATATGTCCGATGAGCAGCTTGGTTTATTGCATCGCGGTGGCCATGACCGGACGAAGATCTACAACGCTTATAAGCGCGCGGTGGAGCACAAGGGCGGCCCGACCGTGATTCTGGCGAAGACCGTGAAGGGGCATGGATTGGGCTCGGCGCAAAGCAGAAACGCGACACACTCGGAGAAGAAGCTGGCCGATGATGGGCTGGCGGCGTTTGTGAAGCGGTTTGAGATTCCGATTCCGGAGGAGGCGGCGAAGTCGGGTACGCCGTATCGGCCGGCGCAGGACTCTCCCGAGATTGTTTACATGCAGGAGCGCCGCAAGGAACTCGGTGGATATCTGCCGACGCGTGAGGTGCCGAAGATCAACTTCAAGGCTCCGGGGCTGGAGTACTTTGGCGAGTGGACGGCGGGCTCGAACAAGCGTGCCGTGTCGACGACGATGGGCTTCGTGAGCATACTGCGACACCTGATGAAGGACCCGGCGATTGGCAAGTTGATTGTGCCGATTGTGCCGGATGAGGGCAGAACGTTTGGGCTGGAGTCGGCGATTCGGCAGGTGGGAATCTATGCGCCGGAGGGGCAGAAGTACAGCCCGCATGATGCGGATATGCTGCTCTACTACCGAGAGGATAAGGATGGGCAGATTCTGGAGGAGGGGATTACGGAGGCGGGGTCGATGGCCTCGTTTACCGCGGCGGGCACGGCGTATGTGAACTACAAGGTGCCGGCAATTCCGTTCTACATGTACTACTCGATGTTTGGATTTCAGCGCATCGGGGATATGGTGTGGGCGTTTGCGGACTCGCGCGGCAAGGGCTTTTTGATGGGCGGTACGGCTGGGCGGACAACGATGCTTGGCGAAGGGTTGCAGCATCAGGATGGGCACAGCATCGTGCTCGCGAGCACGGTGCCGACCTGCGTGACGTATGATCCGGCGTTTGTGTATGAGCTGGCAGTGGTGATTCAGGATGGCATCAGGCGAATGTATGAGAAGGGGGAGGACTGCTTCTACTACATCACGATGTACAACGAGGATTACGCGATGCCCGCGATGCCGGAGGGTTCGGCTGCGGGTATTCTGCGCGGGATCTACAAGCTGAAGCCGGCTGCCGGTGAGGCGACGGTGCAGTTGTTTGGCAGCGGGCCGATTCTGAATGAGGTGCTGCGAGCGCAGGAGATTCTTGCTTCGAAGTACAACGTGCATGCCGATGTCTGGAGCGTGACCAGCTATACGGAGTTGCGGCGGGATGCGCTGGCGGTGGAGCGATGGAATCGGCTGCATCCGGCGGAGAAGGAGAAGGTGCCGTATGTGCTGCAGGCACTGGGGAGCTCGGCTGGGCCGATTATTGCTACGAGCGACTACATGAAGTCGGTGCCGGATCTGTTGTCGCCGTGGCTGCCTTCTCGGCTGGTGACGCTGGGGACTGATGGGTTCGGGCGAAGCGATAACCGCGAGCATCTGCGGCGACACTTTGAAGTGAGTGCTGAGGCGATCGTTGGAGCTACGCTGTCGAAGCTCGCTCGCGATGGCAAGTTCAAACCGAAGGCGGCGCAGAAGGCGTTGGCTGAGCTGGGGCTGGATGTCGAAGCGGTTGATCCGGCGCGTGCCTAG
- a CDS encoding thiamine pyrophosphate-dependent enzyme, producing MSDAGLYENPLVPNKKLLQMYSVMADARALDEHIAGMQKGVKARRRLESTKGQEACRVSTALELLPGDLVSDSQAGVVMDLIAGAQSKAQIDSLLGRVVEFHAGKIDGARLAREGALARVLPWVEDASSRLRMAMGAALSFKTLKRGSVVVAYVGRSELDKKERQEIIESVAKLDLPMILVVLPSRGDKKDGVNQLSAKVRGWGMPGIPVDANDAVALYRVTQESLGRIRGGGGPVLIECKGYRVDGVGGDSRQDPLVQMKSFLLGRKVCTKAWLERAGERLRKRISSTEQ from the coding sequence TTGAGCGACGCGGGGCTGTACGAGAATCCATTGGTGCCGAATAAGAAGTTGCTGCAGATGTATAGCGTGATGGCCGACGCGAGAGCTCTGGACGAGCATATTGCTGGAATGCAGAAGGGTGTGAAGGCGCGGCGACGGCTGGAGTCTACTAAGGGGCAGGAGGCTTGCCGGGTGAGCACCGCTCTCGAGCTCCTACCGGGCGATCTGGTGAGCGACTCGCAGGCTGGCGTGGTGATGGATCTGATCGCGGGGGCGCAGTCGAAGGCGCAGATCGACTCGCTGTTAGGGCGGGTGGTGGAGTTTCACGCAGGAAAGATCGACGGAGCGAGGCTGGCCAGGGAAGGTGCGCTGGCGCGAGTGTTGCCGTGGGTGGAAGATGCGAGCAGCCGGCTACGAATGGCGATGGGGGCGGCGCTATCGTTCAAGACGCTGAAACGGGGGAGCGTGGTTGTCGCTTATGTTGGCCGTTCGGAGCTGGACAAGAAGGAGCGGCAAGAGATCATCGAGTCCGTTGCAAAGCTGGATCTGCCGATGATCCTTGTCGTCTTGCCCAGTAGAGGAGACAAGAAAGATGGGGTGAATCAACTGAGCGCGAAGGTCCGCGGGTGGGGGATGCCGGGAATCCCGGTGGACGCGAACGATGCGGTGGCTTTGTACCGGGTAACGCAGGAGTCCCTGGGAAGGATCCGGGGCGGCGGAGGCCCGGTTCTAATTGAATGCAAAGGATATCGGGTGGATGGCGTGGGTGGAGACTCCAGGCAGGATCCTCTGGTGCAGATGAAAAGTTTTCTGCTGGGGCGAAAGGTTTGCACCAAGGCCTGGCTGGAAAGGGCTGGGGAGCGTCTTCGCAAGCGTATTTCATCCACTGAACAATGA
- a CDS encoding capsule assembly Wzi family protein: MRTKAFLCFAALSLCAASTAIAQTPTTTAAPPPASDSSPTPAPNGTPPGNSPYSVQQQSPTPTPAPPAQTPSTTPPPQTPSIGPPTPTAQPVVPPEQTSPKKPFIGYAGYAPDEVKPPPDRLGSTYIPIDSWVYPALTRLYSMGFVNTMFLGMRPYTRRSVFHMLQDSRGDIANSDNVEAQSILSKLLYELSAEDPDGGLIERGVVYGLDSSYTRLLGISGPILRDSYHLGQTINNDFGRPYQSGFNSIVGASGLGEWGPFSMYIRGEYQHAPSAEGYSLALAQQLSAIDLIYPYPGPQDTIPLGPIPDQNPFRLIEAYASVHLFGHEISGGKSDAWLGPAAGSSMAWSNNAENIYSFRINRVEPLYIPFVSKIMGPLRYDFFYGDLKGHNVPRDPWVHAEMFSFRPTENFEFGFERTIIFGGKGHAPVTLHTFLRGFFSTHDTVGNEKQGRDDPGARFSDFNASYRLPFLRKYVTFVVDTISHDDVTPISAPRRASFRTGLYLSQIPGVRKLDLRVEAVSTDPDVGPAHDGQFAYWETIQKQGYTNKGFIMGDWIGREAKGGQAWLTYHISGNEWVQLEYLNKKTPSNFIPGGTTQNQFKASVVKRLGKDVELNAWVQYEGWKAPIYKTGLQQNTSTAVQLTWYPRLRTYPSLP; the protein is encoded by the coding sequence GTGCGGACCAAAGCTTTTCTTTGTTTTGCGGCGCTGAGTCTATGTGCCGCATCGACAGCGATCGCGCAGACGCCAACGACCACTGCCGCTCCACCACCTGCCTCTGACTCTTCTCCGACGCCAGCTCCAAACGGGACGCCGCCCGGCAATTCACCTTATTCGGTGCAGCAACAGTCGCCAACACCAACGCCGGCTCCCCCTGCGCAGACGCCCTCTACTACTCCTCCTCCGCAAACCCCCTCGATAGGCCCTCCTACGCCTACGGCCCAGCCGGTGGTTCCGCCGGAGCAGACGAGTCCGAAGAAACCGTTTATCGGTTATGCCGGCTACGCTCCCGACGAGGTGAAGCCGCCGCCGGACCGCCTGGGATCGACTTACATTCCGATTGATAGCTGGGTGTATCCGGCGTTGACGCGGCTTTACTCCATGGGTTTCGTCAACACAATGTTTCTCGGCATGAGGCCTTATACGCGACGAAGTGTTTTTCACATGCTTCAGGATTCGCGGGGCGACATTGCCAACAGCGACAACGTAGAGGCTCAGTCGATTCTCTCGAAGCTGTTGTATGAGTTAAGCGCAGAGGATCCTGATGGCGGCCTGATCGAACGTGGCGTGGTCTATGGGCTGGACTCGTCGTACACGCGTCTGCTGGGGATCAGCGGACCGATTCTGCGCGACAGCTATCACCTTGGCCAGACGATCAACAACGACTTCGGACGACCCTACCAGAGCGGTTTCAACAGCATCGTCGGAGCTTCTGGACTCGGAGAGTGGGGGCCGTTTTCGATGTATATCCGCGGCGAGTATCAGCACGCCCCGTCGGCCGAGGGCTACTCGCTGGCTCTCGCCCAGCAACTGTCTGCCATTGACCTCATCTATCCGTATCCGGGACCTCAGGACACGATCCCGCTGGGTCCGATCCCGGATCAGAATCCGTTTCGGTTGATCGAGGCGTATGCGTCGGTGCATCTGTTCGGCCATGAGATCTCCGGGGGCAAGAGCGACGCGTGGCTCGGGCCGGCGGCGGGCAGCTCGATGGCATGGTCCAACAACGCGGAGAACATCTACTCGTTCCGCATCAACAGGGTTGAGCCGCTGTACATTCCCTTTGTGTCAAAGATCATGGGCCCCCTTCGCTACGACTTTTTCTATGGGGACCTGAAAGGACATAATGTTCCGCGAGACCCGTGGGTGCATGCGGAGATGTTCTCCTTCCGGCCGACCGAGAACTTCGAGTTTGGGTTTGAGCGAACGATCATCTTCGGAGGAAAGGGCCACGCGCCGGTCACGCTGCATACCTTTCTCCGCGGCTTCTTCTCCACCCACGATACCGTCGGGAATGAAAAACAAGGTCGAGACGATCCTGGGGCTAGGTTCAGCGACTTCAATGCCTCCTACCGGCTTCCCTTCCTGCGCAAGTATGTGACGTTCGTCGTGGATACAATCTCGCATGACGATGTGACTCCTATCAGCGCTCCTCGCCGGGCGTCTTTCAGGACAGGGCTGTATCTCTCGCAGATTCCGGGAGTCAGAAAGTTGGACTTGAGAGTGGAGGCCGTATCCACCGACCCTGATGTCGGGCCGGCTCACGATGGACAGTTTGCGTACTGGGAGACCATCCAGAAGCAGGGGTACACGAATAAGGGCTTCATCATGGGGGACTGGATCGGGCGCGAGGCGAAGGGTGGCCAGGCGTGGCTGACCTATCACATCTCGGGCAACGAGTGGGTTCAGCTGGAGTATCTGAATAAGAAGACGCCTTCGAACTTCATTCCCGGCGGGACCACGCAAAACCAGTTCAAGGCGAGCGTTGTGAAGCGACTGGGAAAGGACGTCGAGCTGAACGCATGGGTACAGTATGAGGGCTGGAAGGCGCCGATCTATAAGACTGGGCTTCAGCAAAATACTTCAACTGCAGTGCAGCTGACCTGGTATCCGAGGTTACGCACGTATCCATCACTTCCCTAG
- a CDS encoding UDP-glucuronic acid decarboxylase family protein, with the protein MSRSTLVTGAAGFLGSHLCDALLSEGDNVVGVDNLSTGNLANLSHLSRDSRFSLVELDICKPFDTGKVDYIFNFASPASPIDYSRLGVETLLVGSAGTINTLDLARKYGAGYLHASTSECYGDPEVHPQVETYWGKVNPIGPRSVYDEAKRFSEAAVMAYHRYYGVDTHLVRIFNTYGPRLQANDGRVISNLIVQALRGEPLTIYGDGSQTRSFCYVADLIEGILLLSRSDEHLPVNIGNPVEWTILECAREILAVTGSKSEILFQDLPQDDPTRRRPDITRARTLLNWEPKISLRQGLERSLEYFRACVSSR; encoded by the coding sequence ATGTCTCGAAGCACTCTCGTCACAGGAGCCGCCGGCTTTCTCGGGTCTCATCTCTGTGACGCTCTTCTGTCAGAAGGAGACAACGTCGTCGGCGTCGACAACCTGAGCACGGGCAACCTGGCCAACCTCAGCCATCTCTCTCGCGATAGCCGCTTCAGCCTCGTCGAACTCGATATCTGCAAGCCCTTCGACACTGGCAAAGTCGACTACATCTTCAACTTCGCCTCTCCCGCCAGCCCAATCGACTACTCCCGCCTCGGCGTAGAAACCCTGCTGGTCGGCTCTGCGGGCACCATCAATACCCTCGACCTCGCCCGCAAATACGGCGCCGGGTATCTCCACGCCTCCACCTCCGAATGCTACGGCGACCCCGAGGTCCACCCCCAGGTCGAGACCTACTGGGGCAAGGTTAATCCCATCGGTCCACGTTCCGTCTATGACGAGGCCAAACGCTTCTCTGAGGCTGCCGTCATGGCCTACCACCGCTACTACGGCGTCGATACGCACCTGGTCCGCATCTTCAATACTTACGGCCCCCGTCTTCAGGCCAACGACGGCCGCGTGATCTCGAACCTCATAGTCCAGGCCCTGCGCGGCGAACCTCTCACCATCTACGGCGACGGCTCCCAGACGCGCAGCTTCTGCTACGTCGCCGATCTCATCGAAGGGATACTTCTCCTCTCGCGCTCCGACGAGCATCTCCCCGTCAACATCGGCAATCCGGTCGAGTGGACCATCCTCGAATGCGCTCGCGAGATCCTCGCCGTCACCGGTTCGAAGTCCGAGATCCTCTTTCAGGACCTGCCACAGGACGATCCCACGCGCCGACGCCCTGACATCACCCGCGCCAGAACTCTCCTCAACTGGGAGCCCAAGATCAGTCTCCGCCAAGGCCTTGAACGCTCTCTCGAATACTTCAGAGCTTGCGTCTCTTCACGATAG
- a CDS encoding TolC family protein produces MSKSKTAGAAQASVRYLGLCLFLACSLSQAQGPGGQTRQTPASGPSTATNSSTVANAQQNLYTASGQNGAQPTQDSFKGSVVTGKATEGVLDLSLDDAIQRGLRQNLGLILQTSSVKNAAGQRLEELQPLLPTVTASASIEVEQVNLAAFGIKFPGLQPIIGPFQVVDFRAYLTQNLVNVSALKNYLAAKHNFQGARLTAEDARDLVALTVGNAYLLCIADAARIEAVTAELATSKVSLDQAVAAHDAGTSPKLDVLRAQVDYQNEEQTLISAKNNLEKDKLALARTIGLPLEQVFRLTDLVPFQVLDNVDPQAAFQQALKTRKDLKAYAEQVKSASDEKTSAWAYQIPVASFSGDYGDIGTTPGHSHGTFSATGQVSAPILQIAKTRGQEQVADAQYEQARAKLSDQVQQVNQDVHDSLLDIQSAAKLVESTHSNVDLANEALSEAQQRFHAGVSDNLPVSQAQSQTEQANDQYISALYQHNVAKLALARALGVAQSNYKDYLGGK; encoded by the coding sequence ATGAGCAAAAGCAAAACAGCGGGCGCTGCTCAGGCGTCAGTTCGTTATCTCGGGTTGTGCTTATTTCTAGCCTGCAGTCTGTCGCAGGCGCAAGGGCCAGGCGGCCAGACGAGGCAGACCCCAGCCAGCGGGCCCAGCACAGCCACAAACAGCTCCACCGTGGCGAACGCCCAGCAAAATCTTTACACCGCATCCGGCCAGAACGGCGCCCAGCCGACGCAGGACTCCTTCAAAGGCAGCGTGGTGACCGGTAAAGCTACCGAAGGGGTTTTGGACCTCTCGCTTGACGATGCCATCCAGCGCGGTCTGCGGCAGAACCTCGGGCTCATCCTGCAGACCTCCTCGGTAAAGAACGCTGCAGGTCAGCGTCTCGAGGAGCTGCAGCCACTCCTTCCCACCGTTACGGCATCGGCAAGCATCGAGGTGGAGCAGGTTAACCTCGCGGCCTTCGGCATTAAGTTCCCTGGTCTCCAGCCCATCATCGGGCCATTCCAGGTGGTCGACTTCCGCGCCTACCTGACCCAGAATCTAGTCAACGTCTCAGCTCTCAAGAACTACCTTGCAGCGAAGCATAACTTCCAGGGCGCACGTCTTACCGCAGAGGACGCCCGCGACCTGGTAGCTCTGACTGTGGGCAACGCCTATCTGCTGTGTATCGCGGACGCCGCTCGTATCGAGGCGGTCACGGCCGAGTTAGCCACGTCAAAGGTTTCGCTCGACCAGGCCGTCGCGGCACACGATGCCGGAACCAGTCCCAAGCTCGACGTGCTGCGCGCCCAGGTGGACTACCAGAACGAAGAGCAGACGCTGATCTCGGCGAAGAATAACCTTGAAAAGGACAAGCTTGCCCTGGCGCGAACTATCGGGCTGCCCCTTGAACAGGTCTTCCGGCTGACCGACCTCGTTCCCTTTCAGGTGCTCGACAACGTCGATCCGCAGGCCGCGTTTCAGCAGGCGCTCAAGACGCGGAAAGACCTGAAGGCTTATGCCGAACAAGTGAAGTCTGCCAGCGACGAAAAGACCTCGGCCTGGGCCTATCAAATTCCCGTCGCAAGCTTCTCGGGGGACTACGGCGATATCGGGACCACGCCGGGCCACTCGCATGGAACCTTTAGCGCGACTGGCCAGGTAAGCGCACCAATCCTTCAGATCGCCAAAACCAGGGGACAGGAGCAGGTTGCCGACGCCCAGTATGAACAGGCTCGCGCGAAGCTCTCAGACCAGGTCCAGCAGGTCAACCAGGATGTGCACGACAGCCTGCTCGATATTCAGTCGGCGGCCAAGCTGGTCGAATCCACTCACTCAAATGTGGATCTCGCCAACGAGGCCCTCAGCGAGGCGCAGCAGCGCTTTCATGCCGGAGTTTCGGACAATCTCCCCGTCTCGCAGGCGCAGTCGCAGACAGAGCAGGCGAACGATCAATACATTAGCGCGCTCTACCAGCACAATGTCGCCAAGCTTGCCCTGGCCCGTGCTCTTGGCGTCGCGCAGTCCAACTACAAAGATTATCTCGGAGGAAAGTAA
- a CDS encoding Gfo/Idh/MocA family oxidoreductase — MAAEIGVAVVGFGLAGQVFHAPFVSAVPGLKLEAIVQRKGDEAGKAYPSARILRSVEEALNDPAVQLVVVGTPNETHFDLAKQALLAGKHVVVDKPFAATSKQTLELEELGLKQGLVLAPFHNRRWDGDFLTVKKILKDEAVGRLVTYESHFDRFRPVPRENTWKEGASGCNGLLFDLAPHLVDQVLALFGVPDGITASVRMDRDSTDIEDAFDIALEYPKMRAHCRSSMLACDAAPRFLLHGTKGSFKKFGLDPQEPALLGGAKLPRMGEGEWLADAEEHWGTLTVAPNPNDPGTLTRTKMKTELGDYRNYYANVRDAINGTAELAVKPEDGYRTIKLLEMARQSSLEGRTLPISF, encoded by the coding sequence ATGGCTGCTGAGATTGGCGTTGCGGTGGTTGGGTTTGGATTGGCGGGGCAGGTGTTTCACGCTCCATTTGTGAGCGCTGTCCCTGGGCTGAAGCTGGAGGCGATCGTCCAGCGCAAGGGCGATGAGGCTGGAAAGGCTTATCCTTCGGCGCGGATTCTCAGGTCGGTTGAGGAGGCGTTGAACGATCCTGCGGTGCAGCTTGTCGTAGTGGGAACGCCGAATGAGACTCACTTCGACCTTGCGAAGCAGGCTCTGCTGGCGGGAAAGCATGTGGTCGTCGATAAGCCTTTTGCTGCGACCAGCAAGCAGACTTTAGAGCTAGAGGAGCTTGGATTGAAGCAGGGCTTGGTGCTCGCTCCGTTTCACAATCGGCGCTGGGATGGAGACTTCTTGACGGTGAAGAAGATTTTGAAAGACGAGGCCGTGGGGCGGCTGGTGACCTACGAATCTCACTTCGACCGGTTCCGGCCGGTGCCTCGCGAGAATACGTGGAAGGAGGGCGCCAGCGGCTGCAATGGACTGCTGTTCGACCTGGCGCCTCATCTTGTGGACCAGGTGCTCGCTCTCTTTGGCGTTCCGGACGGGATCACTGCGAGCGTCAGAATGGATCGGGACTCGACCGATATCGAAGATGCGTTCGATATCGCGCTCGAGTACCCCAAGATGCGGGCTCACTGCCGATCGAGCATGCTGGCCTGCGATGCTGCACCGAGGTTTCTGCTGCATGGGACCAAGGGAAGCTTCAAGAAGTTTGGCCTCGATCCGCAGGAGCCTGCGCTGCTTGGTGGAGCGAAGCTGCCTCGCATGGGCGAAGGGGAGTGGCTGGCCGACGCCGAGGAGCACTGGGGCACTCTGACGGTTGCGCCTAACCCCAACGACCCTGGCACCCTGACCCGCACCAAAATGAAAACGGAGCTGGGAGACTACCGCAACTACTATGCGAACGTTCGCGATGCGATCAACGGCACGGCTGAGCTGGCGGTAAAGCCCGAGGACGGCTATCGGACCATCAAGCTGCTCGAGATGGCCAGGCAGAGTTCTCTGGAGGGACGTACGCTGCCGATCTCCTTCTAA